The Mus musculus strain C57BL/6J chromosome 2, GRCm38.p6 C57BL/6J genome has a window encoding:
- the Hspa12b gene encoding heat shock 70 kDa protein 12B has product MLTVPEMGLQGLYISSSPERSPVPSPPGSPRTQESCGIAPLTPSQSPKPEARALQQASFSVVVAIDFGTTSSGYAFSFASDPEAIHMMRKWEGGDPGVAHQKTPTCLLLTPEGIFHSFGYTARDYYHDLDPEEARDWLYFEKFKMKIHSATDLTLKTQLEAVNGKKMLALEVFAHALRFFKEHALQELREQSECMLEKGAVRWVLTVPAIWKQPAKQFMREAAYLAGLVSREDAEKLLIALEPEAASVYCRKLRLHQLMDLSSRTAGRGRLGERRSIDSSFRHAREQLRRSRHSRTFLVEAGVGELWAEMQEGDRYMVADCGGGTVDLTVHQLEQPHGTLKELYKASGGPYGAVGVDLAFEQLLCRIFGEDFIAKFKRQRPAAWVDLTIAFEARKRTAGPHRAGALNISLPFSFIDFYRKQRGHNVETALRRSSVNLVKWSSQGMLRMSCEAMNELFQPTVSGIIQHIEMLLAKPEVQGVKLLFLVGGFAESAVLQHAVQEALGTRGLRVVVPHDVGLTILKGAVLFGQAPGVVRVRRSPLTYGVGVLNRFVPGHHPPEKLLVRDGRRWCTDVFERFVAAEQSVALGEEVRRSYCPARPGQRRVLINLYCCAAEDARFITDPGVRKCGALSLELEPEGCPENTGTSPSRREIRAAMQFGDTEIKVTAVDVSTNRSVRAAIDFLSN; this is encoded by the exons ATGCTGACTGTCCCGGAAATGGGCCTGCAAGGGCTGTATATCA GCTCTAGCCCAGAGAGGTCCCCGGTGCCCAGCCCTCCCGGCTCCCCGAGGACCCAGGAAAGCTGTGGTATCGCTCCCCTCACGCCTTCACAGTCTCCA aagccagaggcccgAGCTCTACAGCAGGCTTCCTTCTCTGTGGTTGTGGCCATCGACTTTGGAACCACATCCAGTGGCTATGCCTTCAGCTTTGCTAGTGACCCTGAGGCCATTCACATGATGAG GAAATGGGAGGGAGGGGACCCAGGCGTGGCCCACCAGAAGACCCCCACTTGCCTGCTGCTGACCCCAGAAGGCATCTTTCACAGTTTTGGCTACACTGCCCGTGACTACTACCACGACCTAGACCCTGAGGAGGCTCGGGACTGGCTCTACTTTGAGAAGTTTAAGATGAAGATTCACAGTGCCACT GATCTCACCTTGAAGACCCAGCTCGAGGCGGTAAATGGGAAGAAGATGCTGGCTCTGGAAGTGTTTGCCCATGCCCTCCGTTTCTTCAAGGAGCACGCCCTTCAG GAGCTGAGAGAGCAGAGCGAGTGTATGCTTGAGAAGGGTGCTGTGCGCTGGGTGCTGACAGTACCTGCCATCTGGAAACAACCGGCTAAACAGTTCATGAGAGAGGCCGCCTACCTG GCTGGCTTGGTGTCTCGAGAGGATGCAGAGAAACTCCTCATTGCCCTGGAGCCTGAGGCTGCCTCTGTCTACTGTCGGAAACTTCGCCTGCACCAGCTCATGGACCTGAGTAGCCGGACTGCAGGCCGTGGGCGCCTGGGTGAGCGGAGGTCTATCGACTCCAGCTTTCGACATG CCCGGGAGCAGCTGCGTAGGTCTCGCCACAGCCGAACTTTCCTGGTGGAGGCCGGTGTGGGAGAGCTGTGGGCAGAGATGCAAGAAG GAGACCGCTACATGGTGGCCGACTGCGGGGGTGGCACTGTGGACCTGACGGTACACCAGTTGGAGCAGCCTCACGGGACCCTCAAGGAGCTCTACAAGGCTTCTG GCGGTCCCTATGGAGCAGTAGGCGTGGACTTGGCCTTTGAGCAGCTGCTCTGCCGCATATTCGGGGAGGACTTCATTGCCAAATTCAAAAGGCAACGGCCAGCAGCTTGGGTGGATCTAACCATTGCCTTCGAGGCCCGCAAACGCACGGCAGGCCCGCACCGTGCGGGGGCGCTCAACATTTcgcttcctttctctttcattgACTTCTACCGCAAGCAACGAGGGCACAATGTGGAGACCGCCCTGCGCAGGAGCAG TGTGAACCTCGTGAAGTGGTCCTCACAGGGGATGCTCCGGATGTCCTGTGAGGCTATGAATGAGCTGTTTCAACCCACGGTCAGTGGGATCATCCAACACATAG AGATGCTGCTGGCTAAGCCTGAGGTGCAGGGTGTGAAGTTGCTATTCCTGGTGGGCGGCTTTGCGGAGTCGGCGGTGCTGCAGCACGCggtgcaggaagccctgggcacTCGTGGCCTGCGCGTTGTGGTCCCGCATGACGTGGGCCTCACCATCCTCAAGGGAGCAGTGCTCTTCGGCCAGGCACCCGGTGTGGTGCGAGTGCGCCGCTCCCCCCTCACTTATGGTGTGGGCGTGCTCAATCGTTTTGTGCCTGGCCACCACCCACCCGAGAAATTGCTGGTTCGGGATGGGCGCCGCTGGTGCACGGATGTCTTTGAGCGCTTCGTAGCAGCAGAGCAGTCGGTGGCCCTAGGAGAGGAGGTAAGGCGCAGCTACTGTCCTGCGCGCCCGGGCCAGCGGCGTGTGCTCATCAATCTGTACTGCTGCGCTGCGGAGGATGCGCGCTTCATCACTGACCCTGGTGTGCGCAAGTGTGGTGCACTCAGCCTGGAGCTTGAGCCTGAAGGCTGCCCGGAAAACACAGGCACATCCCCCAGCCGCCGTGAGATCCGTGCTGCCATGCAGTTTGGCGATACTGAGATTAAGGTCACTGCCGTGGATGTCAGCACCAATCGCTCTGTGCGGGCAGCCATCGACTTTCTTTCCAACTGA
- the Hspa12b gene encoding heat shock 70 kDa protein 12B isoform X1, producing the protein MLEKGAVRWVLTVPAIWKQPAKQFMREAAYLAGLVSREDAEKLLIALEPEAASVYCRKLRLHQLMDLSSRTAGRGRLGERRSIDSSFRHAREQLRRSRHSRTFLVEAGVGELWAEMQEGDRYMVADCGGGTVDLTVHQLEQPHGTLKELYKASGGPYGAVGVDLAFEQLLCRIFGEDFIAKFKRQRPAAWVDLTIAFEARKRTAGPHRAGALNISLPFSFIDFYRKQRGHNVETALRRSSVNLVKWSSQGMLRMSCEAMNELFQPTVSGIIQHIEMLLAKPEVQGVKLLFLVGGFAESAVLQHAVQEALGTRGLRVVVPHDVGLTILKGAVLFGQAPGVVRVRRSPLTYGVGVLNRFVPGHHPPEKLLVRDGRRWCTDVFERFVAAEQSVALGEEVRRSYCPARPGQRRVLINLYCCAAEDARFITDPGVRKCGALSLELEPEGCPENTGTSPSRREIRAAMQFGDTEIKVTAVDVSTNRSVRAAIDFLSN; encoded by the exons ATGCTTGAGAAGGGTGCTGTGCGCTGGGTGCTGACAGTACCTGCCATCTGGAAACAACCGGCTAAACAGTTCATGAGAGAGGCCGCCTACCTG GCTGGCTTGGTGTCTCGAGAGGATGCAGAGAAACTCCTCATTGCCCTGGAGCCTGAGGCTGCCTCTGTCTACTGTCGGAAACTTCGCCTGCACCAGCTCATGGACCTGAGTAGCCGGACTGCAGGCCGTGGGCGCCTGGGTGAGCGGAGGTCTATCGACTCCAGCTTTCGACATG CCCGGGAGCAGCTGCGTAGGTCTCGCCACAGCCGAACTTTCCTGGTGGAGGCCGGTGTGGGAGAGCTGTGGGCAGAGATGCAAGAAG GAGACCGCTACATGGTGGCCGACTGCGGGGGTGGCACTGTGGACCTGACGGTACACCAGTTGGAGCAGCCTCACGGGACCCTCAAGGAGCTCTACAAGGCTTCTG GCGGTCCCTATGGAGCAGTAGGCGTGGACTTGGCCTTTGAGCAGCTGCTCTGCCGCATATTCGGGGAGGACTTCATTGCCAAATTCAAAAGGCAACGGCCAGCAGCTTGGGTGGATCTAACCATTGCCTTCGAGGCCCGCAAACGCACGGCAGGCCCGCACCGTGCGGGGGCGCTCAACATTTcgcttcctttctctttcattgACTTCTACCGCAAGCAACGAGGGCACAATGTGGAGACCGCCCTGCGCAGGAGCAG TGTGAACCTCGTGAAGTGGTCCTCACAGGGGATGCTCCGGATGTCCTGTGAGGCTATGAATGAGCTGTTTCAACCCACGGTCAGTGGGATCATCCAACACATAG AGATGCTGCTGGCTAAGCCTGAGGTGCAGGGTGTGAAGTTGCTATTCCTGGTGGGCGGCTTTGCGGAGTCGGCGGTGCTGCAGCACGCggtgcaggaagccctgggcacTCGTGGCCTGCGCGTTGTGGTCCCGCATGACGTGGGCCTCACCATCCTCAAGGGAGCAGTGCTCTTCGGCCAGGCACCCGGTGTGGTGCGAGTGCGCCGCTCCCCCCTCACTTATGGTGTGGGCGTGCTCAATCGTTTTGTGCCTGGCCACCACCCACCCGAGAAATTGCTGGTTCGGGATGGGCGCCGCTGGTGCACGGATGTCTTTGAGCGCTTCGTAGCAGCAGAGCAGTCGGTGGCCCTAGGAGAGGAGGTAAGGCGCAGCTACTGTCCTGCGCGCCCGGGCCAGCGGCGTGTGCTCATCAATCTGTACTGCTGCGCTGCGGAGGATGCGCGCTTCATCACTGACCCTGGTGTGCGCAAGTGTGGTGCACTCAGCCTGGAGCTTGAGCCTGAAGGCTGCCCGGAAAACACAGGCACATCCCCCAGCCGCCGTGAGATCCGTGCTGCCATGCAGTTTGGCGATACTGAGATTAAGGTCACTGCCGTGGATGTCAGCACCAATCGCTCTGTGCGGGCAGCCATCGACTTTCTTTCCAACTGA
- the Hspa12b gene encoding heat shock 70 kDa protein 12B isoform X2: MDLSSRTAGRGRLGERRSIDSSFRHAREQLRRSRHSRTFLVEAGVGELWAEMQEGDRYMVADCGGGTVDLTVHQLEQPHGTLKELYKASGGPYGAVGVDLAFEQLLCRIFGEDFIAKFKRQRPAAWVDLTIAFEARKRTAGPHRAGALNISLPFSFIDFYRKQRGHNVETALRRSSVNLVKWSSQGMLRMSCEAMNELFQPTVSGIIQHIEMLLAKPEVQGVKLLFLVGGFAESAVLQHAVQEALGTRGLRVVVPHDVGLTILKGAVLFGQAPGVVRVRRSPLTYGVGVLNRFVPGHHPPEKLLVRDGRRWCTDVFERFVAAEQSVALGEEVRRSYCPARPGQRRVLINLYCCAAEDARFITDPGVRKCGALSLELEPEGCPENTGTSPSRREIRAAMQFGDTEIKVTAVDVSTNRSVRAAIDFLSN, translated from the exons ATGGACCTGAGTAGCCGGACTGCAGGCCGTGGGCGCCTGGGTGAGCGGAGGTCTATCGACTCCAGCTTTCGACATG CCCGGGAGCAGCTGCGTAGGTCTCGCCACAGCCGAACTTTCCTGGTGGAGGCCGGTGTGGGAGAGCTGTGGGCAGAGATGCAAGAAG GAGACCGCTACATGGTGGCCGACTGCGGGGGTGGCACTGTGGACCTGACGGTACACCAGTTGGAGCAGCCTCACGGGACCCTCAAGGAGCTCTACAAGGCTTCTG GCGGTCCCTATGGAGCAGTAGGCGTGGACTTGGCCTTTGAGCAGCTGCTCTGCCGCATATTCGGGGAGGACTTCATTGCCAAATTCAAAAGGCAACGGCCAGCAGCTTGGGTGGATCTAACCATTGCCTTCGAGGCCCGCAAACGCACGGCAGGCCCGCACCGTGCGGGGGCGCTCAACATTTcgcttcctttctctttcattgACTTCTACCGCAAGCAACGAGGGCACAATGTGGAGACCGCCCTGCGCAGGAGCAG TGTGAACCTCGTGAAGTGGTCCTCACAGGGGATGCTCCGGATGTCCTGTGAGGCTATGAATGAGCTGTTTCAACCCACGGTCAGTGGGATCATCCAACACATAG AGATGCTGCTGGCTAAGCCTGAGGTGCAGGGTGTGAAGTTGCTATTCCTGGTGGGCGGCTTTGCGGAGTCGGCGGTGCTGCAGCACGCggtgcaggaagccctgggcacTCGTGGCCTGCGCGTTGTGGTCCCGCATGACGTGGGCCTCACCATCCTCAAGGGAGCAGTGCTCTTCGGCCAGGCACCCGGTGTGGTGCGAGTGCGCCGCTCCCCCCTCACTTATGGTGTGGGCGTGCTCAATCGTTTTGTGCCTGGCCACCACCCACCCGAGAAATTGCTGGTTCGGGATGGGCGCCGCTGGTGCACGGATGTCTTTGAGCGCTTCGTAGCAGCAGAGCAGTCGGTGGCCCTAGGAGAGGAGGTAAGGCGCAGCTACTGTCCTGCGCGCCCGGGCCAGCGGCGTGTGCTCATCAATCTGTACTGCTGCGCTGCGGAGGATGCGCGCTTCATCACTGACCCTGGTGTGCGCAAGTGTGGTGCACTCAGCCTGGAGCTTGAGCCTGAAGGCTGCCCGGAAAACACAGGCACATCCCCCAGCCGCCGTGAGATCCGTGCTGCCATGCAGTTTGGCGATACTGAGATTAAGGTCACTGCCGTGGATGTCAGCACCAATCGCTCTGTGCGGGCAGCCATCGACTTTCTTTCCAACTGA
- the 1700037H04Rik gene encoding UPF0687 protein C20orf27 homolog isoform X1 produces MAAANRGSKPRVRSIRFAAGHDAEGSQSHVHFDEKLHDSVVMVTQESDNSFLVKVGFLKILHRYEITFTLPPVRRLSKDIRETPVHSLHLKLLSVTPTSEGYSIKCEYSAHKEGVLKEEMLLACEGDIGTCVRVTVQARVMDRHHGTPMLLDGVKCVGAELEYDSEQSDWLGFD; encoded by the exons ATGGCTGCAGCCAACAGAG gcAGTAAGCCCAGAGTCCGAAGTATCCGCTTTGCAGCAGGCCACGATGCAGAAGGCTCCCAGAGCCACGTCCACTTTGATGAAAAGCTGCATGACTCGGTGGTCATGGTTACTCAGGAGAGTGACAACAGCTTCTTAGTCAAG GTTGGCTTCCTGAAGATCCTGCACAGGTATGAGATTACCTTCACTCTGCCTCCAGTGCGCAGACTGAGCAAGGACATCCGTGAGACCCCTGTCCACAGCTTGCACCTCAAGCTGCTCAGCGTCACACCCACCTCTGAAG GTTACAGCATCAAGTGTGAGTACTCGGCACACAAAGAAGGTGTTCTCAAAGAGGAGATGCTCCTGGCCTGCGAGGGTGACATAGGCACCTGTGTGCGTGTGACGGTGCAGGCGCGGGTCATGG ACCGGCACCACGGTACACCCATGCTGCTGGATGGTGTCAAGTGTGTGGGCGCTGAGCTGGAGTATGACTCGGAACAGAGCGATTGGCTCGGCTTCGACTGA
- the 1700037H04Rik gene encoding UPF0687 protein C20orf27 homolog isoform 3 (isoform 3 is encoded by transcript variant 5) yields the protein MVTQESDNSFLVKVGFLKILHRYEITFTLPPVRRLSKDIRETPVHSLHLKLLSVTPTSEGYSIKCEYSAHKEGVLKEEMLLACEGDIGTCVRVTVQARVMDRHHGTPMLLDGVKCVGAELEYDSEQSDWLGFD from the exons ATGGTTACTCAGGAGAGTGACAACAGCTTCTTAGTCAAG GTTGGCTTCCTGAAGATCCTGCACAGGTATGAGATTACCTTCACTCTGCCTCCAGTGCGCAGACTGAGCAAGGACATCCGTGAGACCCCTGTCCACAGCTTGCACCTCAAGCTGCTCAGCGTCACACCCACCTCTGAAG GTTACAGCATCAAGTGTGAGTACTCGGCACACAAAGAAGGTGTTCTCAAAGAGGAGATGCTCCTGGCCTGCGAGGGTGACATAGGCACCTGTGTGCGTGTGACGGTGCAGGCGCGGGTCATGG ACCGGCACCACGGTACACCCATGCTGCTGGATGGTGTCAAGTGTGTGGGCGCTGAGCTGGAGTATGACTCGGAACAGAGCGATTGGCTCGGCTTCGACTGA
- the 1700037H04Rik gene encoding UPF0687 protein C20orf27 homolog isoform 1 (isoform 1 is encoded by transcript variant 1), giving the protein MAAANRGECCSKPRVRSIRFAAGHDAEGSQSHVHFDEKLHDSVVMVTQESDNSFLVKVGFLKILHRYEITFTLPPVRRLSKDIRETPVHSLHLKLLSVTPTSEGYSIKCEYSAHKEGVLKEEMLLACEGDIGTCVRVTVQARVMDRHHGTPMLLDGVKCVGAELEYDSEQSDWLGFD; this is encoded by the exons ATGGCTGCAGCCAACAGAGGTGAGTGCT gcAGTAAGCCCAGAGTCCGAAGTATCCGCTTTGCAGCAGGCCACGATGCAGAAGGCTCCCAGAGCCACGTCCACTTTGATGAAAAGCTGCATGACTCGGTGGTCATGGTTACTCAGGAGAGTGACAACAGCTTCTTAGTCAAG GTTGGCTTCCTGAAGATCCTGCACAGGTATGAGATTACCTTCACTCTGCCTCCAGTGCGCAGACTGAGCAAGGACATCCGTGAGACCCCTGTCCACAGCTTGCACCTCAAGCTGCTCAGCGTCACACCCACCTCTGAAG GTTACAGCATCAAGTGTGAGTACTCGGCACACAAAGAAGGTGTTCTCAAAGAGGAGATGCTCCTGGCCTGCGAGGGTGACATAGGCACCTGTGTGCGTGTGACGGTGCAGGCGCGGGTCATGG ACCGGCACCACGGTACACCCATGCTGCTGGATGGTGTCAAGTGTGTGGGCGCTGAGCTGGAGTATGACTCGGAACAGAGCGATTGGCTCGGCTTCGACTGA